TGGCTTGGGTGATTCCCTAAAGCTGCCTGAAGGATTGATGTGTGTGGGAAGTAAACACTCTTCAATATCCGGGCACTTAGCGAACCAGGATTCTGTAACAAGCGCCATGCTTGTCTAGCCAACATTGCCAAGTTAAACAGCTCAAAATCTTTGAATCCCAGTCCTTTTTGGTTGTGTCATTGCCTTCCATGATACCCAATGAGGCTTGCGTTGCCcatttgtgccccccccccccaccaccaccaaaaTTTCCTTATTAGCATGTTTAGGTGCTCACAAAGTCCCCTAGGTAGCTTAAAACATGACATGGAAAACACAGGCACGACTTGCGCCACCACTTTGACTAGAACTTCCTTCCCTGCTGTTGACATGATCCTCTCTATCCAACCCTGAATTTTGCTCCACATCCTGTCTTTCAGGTATCTGAAAGCACCATCTTTTGAGCTTCCAATGTCAGATGGCATACCCAAATATTTCTCATTCAAAGTTTCATttgggacattcaggaggcccttTATCTCAGCTCGAGCACTGTCAGGATCTCTGCTTAAATTTACTATGTTATTATTTTCCCTCATGCAAGACACATGACTTATATTTAATGtgagcaaaaataataatatagTAAATTTAAGCTGAGATCCTTCCTACCTGACACACGGCATACATTTAGTGTGGGCAAAAATAATTATTCTAGGAAATATAAGCCGAGAGCCCTACTACAAGATACATGGCTAATATTTAGTGCGACCAAAAGTGAAAATTATAGTAAATATAAGCCGAGAGCCCTCCTGTAAGACACATGACTTATATTTAGTGtgagcaaaaataataattataGTAAATATAAGCTGAGAACTTTCCGGCCTTACACACAACATATATTTAGTTTGAGCAAAAGTAATAATTATAGGAAATATAAGCCGAAAGCCACTGTAAGCTGAGACATTTTTGTATATGTGCCGAGTGTCCTTTGTAAGCCAAATACATTTTACAACCACTAGGCGTACATGGTACTATAAGCCGATGTCTCATTGGTTGTCGGGTGCAATTTTTCGGGCAGTCGGCTTACAGCCCCACACACGGCTATATGTGTTTTTCTGTCTAGTGTAATTTTTGCTCTCAAGAATCAACCGTGTGGTCAAATTGCACCGAAGCCACCCTCTTATCTATTTGCTTCGCTATTCTGCACCTCAGGCGTTGTTCCAGAGATTACACGGGAGATTTACCACTCTAGCCCACATCCGAAGGCTCTCAAACTTGAGTTCAGACGGCCTCATACAATCGACAAATTCAGACAATATCACTGCATGTTTACTAACATGCCAAGGTGAGCCTTCCCACACACAATCATGATCCCATTGTGTAGCAAACTCAGCAAAGAAGGAATTCTGCCCAACCGATCTGAAAATCAGTTTAGCTAGCATACTATGTACACGTACCTGACAAAAACATGCCTAACAATTTCGTCATTATTACCTCCAACGTACCTGATCGCCCAATCTCACCATCGACGAATTCAAAACTGGCGGCAACTAAACTTTAGGACAAGACCACAAGTCACGAGTCTTCGGTCGTCCCCCTCCTCTCCTATATATAAGCAGGGCCCGCATTCTGAATCTGCATCTCAGCCATGGCATCTATTTCGAAGCTTCTGCTTCTCCTGCTGTGCACCTACCACACTCTCGTTGCTCACGCAGGAGATGACCTTCGCAGCTACAAGCCCGTTGGCTCTCCGGAATCTGCCACCGTCAACTGCTCCCAGCCCAAAGGTACGGTGCAATTCCACTTACTTACTACTGACTACTTTGTACTAGTATATCTTTTGTGCACATTTATAATCGTGGTCTGGTTGCTTCAGCCGCGACTCCATCGTCCGGTGGTGTCACGGTGCCGTTGCACCACCGGCACGGCCCGTGCTCACGCCTGCCCTCCACGAAGGCGCCAACCTGGGAGGAGATACTCAGGCATGACCAGCTCCGAGCGGCCTACGTCACACGAAAGTTCTCCGGCGTCAAGGGCGGCGCCGGAGACGTCGAGCAATCGGACGTCACCCTGCCGACCAGACTGGGCACCTCCATGAGCACGTTGGAGTACGTGATCAACGTCGGCATCGGCTCGCCGGCCGTGACCCAGACCATGTCCATCGACACCGGCAGCGACGTGTCGTGGGTGCAGTGCAAGCCGTGTTCCCAGTGCCACTCCCAGGCGAACCCGCTCTTTGACCCCAGCTCGTCCAGCACCTACTCCCCGTTCTCCTGCAGCTCCGCCGCCTGCGCGCAGGTCAGCCAGGACGGGCAGGGCAACGGCTGCTCCGGCTCCCAGTGCCAGTACATCGTCACCTACGGGGACCAATCGAGCACGGCCGGGACCTACAGCTCCGACACCCTCGTGCTGGGCTCCACCGCCGTCAAAAACTTCCAGTTCGGGTGCAGCCAGTCCAACTCGGGCCTCCTTCTGACGCAACAAACCGCGGGGCTCatggggctgggcggcggcgcagaGTCTCTCGTGTCCCAGACTGCGGGGACCTTGGGCAGGGCCTTCTCCTACTGCCTCCCGCCGAATCCAGGCTCGCGCGGGTTCCTCACTCTCGGCGCACCAACTTCCACTTCCGGCTTCGTCACGACGCCCATGTACAGGAACCGCCGGGCGCCGACGTTCTACGCCGTGCGCCTTGAGGCCATCCGGGTGGGAGGCAGGCAGCTCAACATACccgcctccgtcttctccgccgtctCCATCGTCGACTCCGGCACCATCATCACGCGGCTGCCGCCCACCGCCTACTCGGCGCTGGCCTCCGCGTTCAAGGCCGGCATGAAGCGCTACCCGACCACCGGGGGCTCCGACACGTGCTTCGACTTCAGCGGCCAGTCCAACATCAGCGTGCCCAGCGTCGCGCTCGTGTTCTCCGGGGGCGCCATCGTCAACCTCGCCTTTGACGGGATCATTCAGGACGGCTGCCTCGCCTTCACGGACAGCGGCGATGACCGCTCCATCGGCATCATCGGCAACGTGCAGCAGCGGACGTTTGAGGTGCTGTAcgacgtcggcggcggctcctTCGGGTTCAAGGCAGGCGCATGCTGATCGATCGGCGCGCACAAGGATCTCAATCTCGACTGTGCCGTCTGCATGAACTCAAGTGGAGCCAAACTGGCCGTCAACTATATATACTTCTTCGATTTCAATTAGTACTTTTCTGATTGCAACATATGCAACCGTACAATCAAATTACCACCAAACAATTGTAATATTATCATCACAATATACAAATAAATGCCACTTCTCGtctattttgtactccctccatttttatatactctgcatattagatttgactagcaagatgcccctgcgttgcacggaacatcaagatacatttgtatgagtagtttatcttctggAAAAAAAGAATGAACATTGGAAGGCCATATTTGTAAATGTGGAgaagggtgtgggtatctttttgcaaaattgtcatagtttactacctatccgtcagatataaatcagacggcctatattgcaggatggcaggcacaccatcatcaccaactctgttttttataagagaagagagACTAatgtcaaactttgtaaagtttgactaagtttatagaaaacaatataaaTATATactataacaaatctatatgatgtgaaagtaaatgaaacaatgaatctaatgatatttatTTGTTTTTTTAGAATCGCGCCTTAACCCCTTTCCATTACATTCATAACGGAAATACATAGTTCAGTGACCAAAGACCCAACATCACACCGGCACAAGGAAACTAGAAAGGGGGAGGCGAGTCCAAAGCATCACTGGAAAACCCAGTGACACCATCGATCACGCTAGCCTCTAGGACCTAAACATAAAGGCTGAATCCAAAAGGAAACCCGCAACAGTTCGTAATCTCCAAGGCTCACAAACGAGCAGGAAGACACTCGCGCAGGAGTGAGACAACTATCCTGGCAAAAGTAAATCCGAAGCATCGGAGAGAGCATCGGTCCATCGCTGAATTGGTTGGAGCCGCACAGATTCTCATCATTGTCGAAGCATTGGACCTGAGCATCTTGGCTCCGCGCTCCATGGCCTCCCGGTCATCACTAGCCATCAAACCTGTCTAGTATGTAAAAAAAACCACAAGCAGCACACACCACATTAAATGGAGTCTTAAGCATTTTTTGTTCAAAAGTAGCCTGGTTATGACAGTTCCAGATTGCCCAGCAAACGGCTGCCAAACCAAAGGTATAAAACTTAGCCCCATCAGGAAGGAATATGTAACACCAGGAGAAATACTGCCAGCTATTGTTCGGGCAAAGAGATGTGCCGAACACACACCCAACCGTCCTCCAAACCACCCGAGCAACATGACAGGTGAAAAAAAGATGTTGCGAAGTTTCAACATCTCTGCAGAACGAGCATCTAGGATTGCCTGCCCAATTTTGCCTCTTCATGACTTCTCGCGTCAGAATCGCGTCTTGAAACAATTACCAAAGAAATATTTGGATTTTGAGGGGAATCTTAGCTTTCCAGATCCACCTGTAATCACACCCAGCCAGGTGTCTTTCCAAATAGGTGTAGACTGATTTGGTCGAAAACTTACTTTTTTGGCCCAAAGACCAGCTAATCTGATCAGATTCACCAGATAAATGCCAGCAGTTAACCACCCTAACAAGATCGTTCCACTGATCCGTAAGGGGAGGATGTAGGTTTCTTCTAAAGAGATCATTGCCCTCGAAGTTTCTAAACTCAGCAAGAGTGATTTCCTGATAATTGCATATGCTGAATAAGGCCGGAAATTGGTCTCGCAAAGGAGCATCACCTCTGATAGGGTCATTCCATACTCTGGCCATATTCCCAGAGTTCAAAATCACTTTTCTTCCTGCCAAATATACCTCCTTTACTTTCATAATAGCTTTCCAGATGGGGGAATCCCCAAATTTACTTTGCACCGAGGGTACCGTATCATTTCTGAAATATTTAGCACGGATCATGTCCTGCTGAAGGCCTTGTTGAGTTTCCAGTTTCTACCACCACTTGGTGAGGAGACTAATATTCTGTCTATGTAGATCTTTAACTCCTAATCCTCCTTTGTTCTTAGATCTACAGATTCTAGACCACTTGACCAAGTGATATCTTCTACGACCATCATTCTCTTGCCAAAAAAACTTTTTTCTATGCTTTTCTAATTTTTCAATGATCTTCTTAGGAAGCATAAACATAGACATGTAGTAGAAGATGATACTAGTAAGGGAGGAGTTGAGTAGGGTCAGTCTTCCCCCTGAAGACGCTGCATTACCAATCCAGGATTCACAACATCTGAGGAATTTATCATCCACAAAGCTCCAGTCTAAAGCACGGAGTATAGAATAGCTCACAGGCACCCCTAAATATTTCATAGGGAAGTGACCAATCTGGAAATTGAAGAGATCAGAGTAGAAAGTTAGTATGTCATCATTTCCCCCTATATATACATAAGATGTCGCTCTTCAGGAAATTTATTTTAAGCCGAGACATGAGTTCAAAGATATATAGCAAGAGCTTTAAATTGACCGCAGCTTCTTTATCATGCTCAAAGAAAATGACAGTATCGTCTGCATACTAGAGGATAGCCACCCCCCCCCCCATTAATTAGGTCTGGGGCCAGACCTGTCAGCATTTTTTCTTTTTGAGCATTAAGGATCATTTTGGATAGGGCTTCCACAACCATATTGAACAAAAAATGTGAGTACGGCCAGACCTTGCCGCATCCCTTTGTAACTTTGGAAATAAGGAACTTTTTCATTATTCAACTAATGCTAATAGTCCCATTATTAAGGATTTTCTGGACCGAGCCACACCACACAGGGCCAAAGCCCCCATTCCTATGACACTCAAGAAGGAAATCCCAATTGATTTTATTGTAGGCTTTTTTGATGTCTAGTTTCAGAACCACACCAACTCTTTTTTTTCACTGCGTGTGGTGAAGAATTTCATGCAGGGTCAAAATGCCATCCATAATGTTTCTATGCTTTATGAAGGCGTTTTGATGTTTGCTGATGAGAATATCAGCAAAAATAGCCACTCTGTTGTCCAAAACTTTAGTGATAAGTTTGTATGGGCAACGGAGAAGGCAAATCGGTCTATATTGTTGGATTTTCTTAGCTCCATTCATTTTGGGGATAAGGGTGATCACCCCATAACTCAGGCGAGCAACATCTAAAGTGTTGTCGTGAAAAGCATCAAACAAGCGCATAATATCATTTTTAACAAAGTCCCAGCAGTGTTTATAAAACTCAGCTGGTATGTTATCCGGGCCAGGAGCTCGGTTGCTATTCCTGCCAAAAACAGTTTTTTTCACTTCTTCTTCTTTTGTGAATTTGCCGGTGAGGAGAATGTTGTCATGATCAGTGAGTTTTTCATTCTTAGCCCACATATTAGGGGATAAGTGAAAGAGATTTCCTCTAGCAGGGCCAAACAGATCCTTGTAGTAAGCTGTGGCATGAGCTAAAAGGTTGGTGGTCCCCTCAATCACAACGTCCCCATCCGTGAAAGATTGAATGGTGTTCTTTCTCTTTTTGCCATTCGCCACTCTATGATAAAAGGCTGTATTAAGATCACCTTTTAAAAGCCATCGCCCATTCGATTGTTGTAGCCAGTACAACTCTTCGTTATTAAGAATCTCACTGAGCTCTATTTGTAAGGAGGTTTTCCTCTCATACACATCAGGGTCGAGAGGTCCTTCCTCTTCTATACGTTCAATTTCTTCCAATTCCAATTtgatctctttctttctttttctaacaTGGCCAAAGACATTCGAACCCCACCCTTTAAAAGTATTTTTTGAACCATTTCAATTTGATATTAAGGATATCAATAGGATCATCAGCCCGGACTGGTTGTTCCCAGATCTTTTTGGCAGTGGGGTAGAAGTTTTCATCTCGCAGCCAGCTGAGCTCAAATCTGAACTCATGTTGGTGGGACGTATCCATTTTCTTCGTTCCCGAGGACAGGAGGAGTGGGTTGTGGTCGGAAACATCTCTAACCAATTTACGAACTGTAACCAAAGGGAACAAGTCCTCCCAATCAAAACTCATCAAAATTCTATCAAGTTTCTCCAGGGTGGGGTGGTTTTGATTATTAGTCCATGTGTATttgccccctcccatgtatatctCCTGAAGGCTTAGTGAATCTATGATGGAGTTGAACTTATCCATATAAGGGGATCGGTTCATGGTTTTGTTCTTCTCATAGTTTTctctaatgatattgaaatcaccacCCACTATATAGGGGACTTGCGTGTGAGCACACATCAAGGCTAAATCCACAAGGAAGTCATCTTAAGGTTAACATCATAGAGGTTGGCTTGCAAGCAAAACCTACCAGGAATCCAGGAGACAACTTCTAAGGTTTCTCTCTTAATACCACAAAGGATACCACCTGCCTTACCGATACATGGAACCCAATTCCAATCAAATCTATCCACAGGGTCTATTTTCCTAAGACATTAAGGAGGAAAGCTTTTCTTCATAGTCTCTTGAAGGCAAATGAAATCTAGGGAATGATCTTTAATCATGTCAGAGAAACAGGTACTCATTCCTCTTTTACCTGCTCCCCTGCAATTCCAAAAGATGCCATTCATTTGATAACATTAGATTTTTCCCCATTTGGCATTCCTACCAGGAGGCAAGGTAGGGCTACCACTGCATTTTTCAGGATTTTTCTTACCTTTTTGACTCCTAGTTATTGGTCTAGATATGACAGCATTaacctttctttcttttttctttctagaCCGAACTATAGTAAAGGGTTCCTCATCCATCTCATTCTCCTCACTCCATATCATGTCCAAGGGGGTCTGGTCTCCTTTCCCATTAGTCAATAGTAGAATATTATTATTGTCACCCTTACTATCTTCCTTTTCATCTAAGGAATCTCTATTTCTGGCTCTTTCCAGTTCTAATATATCAATATTAGCAAAATCAGAATTTGGAATATCTACACCCATCTTAATAGCTCTAAGAATGAGAACAGGATCAGACAAAGCATCAAAGGAGTTAGGTTTCGTTGTGTTACCTTCCATGTTCCTCTTTTTTGCCGCAGCCGTAGCCTTGTCCTCCACTCGCTCCAGTTTATTCTGCACATTCCTCAAACTGAAGCGCAGATTCTCCTCAGTGACTAAAGGGGGAGTGGGAATCACCTTAGCATTCATCTCAGGGGACTCCACCATGTACTCACTGGTCACTTTCAGCGCCGAATCATGTTGGCCCACCATTTCCACAACCTGTGGAGAGGATTTGACCACATCAGAATAGGTTTTCACTGCCTCTTTATAACCAGAATTAAACTTCATCAAGGTTTGTTGGAAAGGTGAACTTACTTTTTCTTTCTCTCCCTGCTCCTGATCATATGCCATGGTTTCAATGAGAAGAGTAGTATGCAGAGAGTCATCAGACTCCATACTTCCTGTGACTCCCGAATCGTGTCAGGCACTTCTCGTTGGCGAATGGGGagagattccccccccccccaagcccagttGAAGAGCTGCCCATCTGAGCTCCAGGAGTCACATCCTGCATAGGTCTTTTAGGGTTTCCTCTATCAGGGTTAGGAGACACCTTTATCCCATTTCTTCATGGTTTGGATCCCTAACCAGCACCTGCTCCACCTcatagaaaaaaaatcatagaaatgcCCCCTAGAACTGCCTCAGCTACCCCAGGTATAGCATCAGCATTCCTGCATCCTAGTTTCACACAGACAGAAGCAGGACGATGCAAAGTTGCAGCATCAATCTCCAGGGGAACCCCCACCAGCGAGGCAACAAAAGCTATATTTCTCTCACTTCTCTTATCTAGAGGTACATTGATCACTTTCACCCAAGCAGTTTCCATAACTCCCTTCGATCCCACAGCTGATGACCAATGGGTGGCATGTATAACAGCCCCACTTGTTTTCAGACTAACAGTACCCACATAGCAGATTTGAGCAACACCTCAAGGATTAGAAAATCGAACCACGAACACCCCAGGACCAATGGCATGGGCTGAGTAGCGCCATCCTGTGGCAAGGTAGTCAGATAAATCTAACTCCATCTGCCTGGTCGACGTTTCACCCTCAACAATGGTCACAACAATATTATTGGATCTCTCCTTAAGCTGATTGGCTGTGCAAGAATCATGGATGTAGTAAAACCCCAACCCCTTAGATTGAAATGCACACATCAGAGCAATACACTCCCAAGGAAGAAATGTCATGCAAACTGAAGCCAGATGCCCTAATTTGTTACGTCGCTCACAAAAAACTTGAGGACATCGAGCAGGAGGATGTTCATTCGACTTGCATATGGGGTAGGGGATAGGATAGGCACCTGAGGGATATTCTGTTTGCCATGTGGGCGGCGGATCGGGGATGAAGTCTGGTGCCCGCTCCCTGAGTCCTCCGATGCCATCGCCGAGCGCTTCTTCTCCACCCAGAAACCTCCATCCTGGGGATCATGGCACCTTGGCGCCGCCGCCACATCCCAGCCAGAGGTATCGTCCGAAGCAGAGGCAAGGTTGGATGAGGCAGAGATGgtgcggtcgccgtcgccctcgCTTCGCTTTCAGGAGTACTTGCTCTTGTCGCCGCCACGGCCGTTTCCGCGGCCGGCGTTCCTTCCCGCGCGGCGTCCACGCCGCGCCCTGGCGGCCCGCATCCACGCCTTGATGCCACTCCCCTAGTACTCGCGCCCCACATCAGCCGCCATGGGAGGTGAGGCAGCCACCTCCGCGAAGGATCGAGGGTCTCCGCCTACCTTGCCTCTCCACCACCCCCAATCCCTAGTAGATCTCGATCTAGTTTTTTTTTTCCGCCGTCCAGAGGTGGGTGAGTACGGAGTCTAGGTCAAGCAGCGGGCGAGGCTGAGATTTTATACCCTCACCGCGTGCCCGTGGACGAGAATGGATGCCTGGATGCGCACCCACGTGTCGCACATCCGCCATGGATGGGTGGGGGCGGGAGGTCGGGCTCGTGTCGTACCGCACCTGGTCCTCCGTGCACCGCCCCACGTTGCTTCCATGTACCGCGCCTGGCCGTCTCGCTTCCTCCATCGTACCCCCTGCCGGCGAGCCCGCCACGCCGATCGATCTCGGATCTTCGTGAAATAGCAGGGGAATGAGACCACGTCCCCAATGTCGATGGATTCGCTATCGCGAAGGTAGCGTGCATCCACGATGGCGCCATGCTCGTCCAGGAGTACGAGCCGCAACGCCCCTCGCCGGAGAATGACCTCCTCGTCGGCGAATCGGGGAGAGCCCGTCATGAGGTCGGCGGCGAAGGAGACTCGCCATCGCACGTCTCGGTTGTCACGGTCCATCCAATTTAGCAAATGAATTGCCTAGAGAAGGCAAAGAAACAATGCATTCCATATTGGATGACTTTGTCAAAGTTTTTAATGGTTGACTTTGATGAAAGCTAATATGCGGACTAAATAAAACCGGAGGGAGTATGAGCACGGGGAATATGGGTACCACCCCAGTTCGTAAGAGACTTCCATCTTTTGGTGATCGAGGTACACCTCATGCATGCATTAGAAGAACTCTTTCAAAAAAATTTGGGAAAGTCCAATGGCCATATATTACAATACCAAATCTTTATTGTACCTCAAAAGAAGTGGTGAACTTTCGCAAGGCATCcccaaaagaaaaaataaattacaAATGACATCATCTTCATCCTGCATGCGCGGGTAGTGGGCTCTGTAAAACCCTAATACCATTGTCTCACATTTGGTTGCTTTCTCTCCCTTAGATAATACCATTGTCACACATTTGGTTCCTATCTCTCCCTTAGATGCTCAGCGATTAGTTCAATCCCCTGTAACTTATATTAAAGAATGTCTAAATGAGTCTTCCACGTCACAAGTATTGCACATACATGATGTTGTGTGCCATTTCTTATGTGCTAGAACAGCGTGTGTGGGTAACGGATGATGAATCTGCCTCCACAAAAGTACCTTGAGCTTTGAGGGTACTCTTACTTTCCAAAGTCCATTCCATAAGTTTTCTTGGCTGGCCGGTGAGCTTGACCTTCACTCACGCCAAAGTCCAATCACTCAGTGGTCCCTACGAAGTACCTGACGCATGCGTGGTGCCTTCTATGTCCTCACTCTCGCACGTACATGAAGCCAGGGAGAAAAAGTCCCCGCCTTTATTTTCTCTTTGACAACTTCAATCATTCATACCTCTTAAACTATAATTTTGTTTTTGAAATACTTTATATATTTGAACTCCAGGCACCAAGACCTTTAGAATAAGATCAATCCTGAATATATTTCAAACATGTTTAAAAGCAACGTATCAATCCCCTTATTTCACTTATTCTATTTCAGTTTGGGAAACTGCTTAAAACAAGACCATTGAGTGAAATCTGGTTTTCAATATATTAAATTATTCTCTTGAAATTAGTGAAACCTGTTTTTTGAAAACTAGTGGGAAAAAATAGTCAAAATATTTATTTAGATGAATGGACTTTATTTAATGAGTGAAATCaatttttgaaatgagtgaaatctgcTTATCCAAAGGAGTGAAATCCGTCTTTTTATTTAAATGAGTGAATTCTTAAATTTTGGTTAAATCAATTTCTTAAAATGAATGAAATACATTCTTCTAATTGACTATAATGAGTTTTTTCAAATGAGTGAAATCTGTTTTTCCGATAAATGAGGGAAATCAGGTTTTCTAaaacctaagagcatctccaatagatggtccaaaatttGGCGGTCCAAAATCGGAGACGTAAAATTTGGACCGCGAAAAAGAGCGTTTTGGAGCTCCTAAAAAagctcaactccaacagatggtccaaattgatggt
The sequence above is drawn from the Triticum aestivum cultivar Chinese Spring chromosome 7A, IWGSC CS RefSeq v2.1, whole genome shotgun sequence genome and encodes:
- the LOC123149303 gene encoding aspartyl protease family protein At5g10770; its protein translation is MASISKLLLLLLCTYHTLVAHAGDDLRSYKPVGSPESATVNCSQPKAATPSSGGVTVPLHHRHGPCSRLPSTKAPTWEEILRHDQLRAAYVTRKFSGVKGGAGDVEQSDVTLPTRLGTSMSTLEYVINVGIGSPAVTQTMSIDTGSDVSWVQCKPCSQCHSQANPLFDPSSSSTYSPFSCSSAACAQVSQDGQGNGCSGSQCQYIVTYGDQSSTAGTYSSDTLVLGSTAVKNFQFGCSQSNSGLLLTQQTAGLMGLGGGAESLVSQTAGTLGRAFSYCLPPNPGSRGFLTLGAPTSTSGFVTTPMYRNRRAPTFYAVRLEAIRVGGRQLNIPASVFSAVSIVDSGTIITRLPPTAYSALASAFKAGMKRYPTTGGSDTCFDFSGQSNISVPSVALVFSGGAIVNLAFDGIIQDGCLAFTDSGDDRSIGIIGNVQQRTFEVLYDVGGGSFGFKAGAC
- the LOC123154735 gene encoding uncharacterized protein isoform X2 translates to MESDDSLHTTLLIETMAYDQEQGEKEKVVEMVGQHDSALKVTSEYMVESPEMNAKNKLERVEDKATAAAKKRNMEDRFDG
- the LOC123154735 gene encoding uncharacterized protein isoform X1, whose translation is MESDDSLHTTLLIETMAYDQEQGEKEKVVEMVGQHDSALKVTSEYMVESPEMNAKVIPTPPLVTEENLRFSLRNVQNKLERVEDKATAAAKKRNMEDRFDG